Genomic segment of Malania oleifera isolate guangnan ecotype guangnan chromosome 7, ASM2987363v1, whole genome shotgun sequence:
tggtcatgCTTGGATCCTTCTgagtatgtgtccatttgatctttactTCTTGATGTTGACTCAGTTCGATCTTTACCTTCGATCCAATACTTCATCtacgagtacctgtactaaacatgatctgcaaagataggaaaacactaggaacaatatataggtcaatatcatcaaaacaccttaaacaatgatggtgtagccaccaaggtTAACATTCTacccttttttgatgatgtctaacctattactaatttgcTTAATCTTTGCATTGGTATTTGTACTTATtatggcttgatatgcaaagataagctatcctagaaccactaatgggttgttatcattaaaacaagacaATCAAGCTTacatagcctctaaggctaacacccctattgcagatgacggtagacggttgatgagatgacacgcatatctaatagCCTCAtcccaaaaccttttgtccaacccagcattagacaacatacatcaaactttctcCAACAAAGTCTGATTCATGTGCTCTACCACCTCATTCTTCTTGGTGTATCTCAAACTGTGAAGTGTCAGGAAAAACCTTCatcttgacataccttcataaacgggtcactcatgTATTTACCACCATTATCTTATCTGAGATGTTTAATTTTTCTGTCAGATTGAGttttaactaattttttccacttaagaaAAATATCACACATTTCATTTTTATGTTTCATAGAATACACACatactcttctagaaaaatcatcaacaaaagtgacaaaataatgcataccacccaatgaagcaaTTTTAGTAGGTCCCCTTATATCTGTGTgaatgtagtctaaaataccttcaattTGAtggattgcagtgccaaatttcactctagtctgttttccaagaatacaatgctcacaaaattcaagtttgcatacCTTTGTAGAGATCtggaaaatagaaatgataagagaaatagaagaaaagaggaaaatggtttggtgaggaCAAAACCGGTGACAGTTTTCTGAAGTgctaagaaaatcgtcgacggttatatttttaccgtGACCAGGTTAAGGGTAAACAGTGAAAACCGGTTTGGTTAAAAACAAAACCAGCGACGGTTTTCTAGGAGCCtaagaaaaccatcgatgattttttCCAGGGATAGAATACTATAAAAGGGCTGCATGTCATTTTTCttgtaaaaaaaattcaaaaccctgaCTCTCTCTCTTTCAACTGTGaacatttcctctctctctctctctctctctctctctctctctctctctctctctctctcctcattttctcactctaaactcCCCCCATCGACGATCAAACTCCGTTTCAAAAGCCTAGCAGCAATCCTCGTCAATTTGACCAGAGCAGAATTGTGTTTGGAGGATCCCAGGCACCACctcaaaactgaggtaaggaagtGATTATGGTGTTGATTGGTGGTTTAATTGATTTAATGGGTGTATAGGtttaggaatgtgaatatgaacattATTTGATGTTGAACTTATAAAAttgggatttgtggaatacagggttttggtGCGAACGTCGTAGGCACGGGTTTAGAATCCTTGCGGGcgtttcctcagggaatgaggtaagagtaataaatagttaatTGTTTGATGTTTCATTGATTAAATGAAGTATTTGGGTTCggaaaaatgtgaatgtgatattattttgggggatacataatttcagggtttttgagTTTCGAATGCTGTGGGCATGAGTATAGAGTTTTAGCAGGCCTCTTaataattaggtaaggggaataagttaagtCAGTTAATTTcagaattttatcaattaaaatataacaGTTTTTGGGATTTTAGCATATGATTTGCTGGATATTACAGAATATAAAATCTACAatatgggatttgaattttacctcttttatatgtttgtgaaaattcagaaattttgggatacaggaaagttttacaaatgatacatatattatttttatatagcacGAACATATGATTTTTCCTGTATagattatagtataagagtttcatttaaattgtGAAGCATAAGAAATAGCAAATACAATACAGAGATTTAATACAgaaatttttacattttttacaAAACCGTGATATTATAGTTTGTAAagaaccatgatttacagttattacaaaaccatgatatacagttattacagagctatgatttatagttattatacataatcatggttatttcagttatacagaatcatggtagaacagtatatacagttatacaaaatcatggtaaaacagtaatatacagacatagtattatataatattagaTCCTTGATGGACTAGAAGAGAttatagagcatggtatcgtagctaatatagtatagatagtgcaaccacacatctcagatagagtgtggaatgacagtcgattgtgcccaAAGAAGAGACGAGGAGCTCCCTGGCAGTCAGGACCAGATTGAGGGGGCCAATCGTATTACAGAGGTTTACAATTTGACTTAGCGTGGAAGGTCAGTCAGAGTTAAATGCAGcccacgggccacacaacctaagcatgcagggttaattcatgcatacagttatccatgTAGGGAAGCTTTCATAGTTATAtagataaatgtatatagttttacagagaacAGGAACTATCTATTACAggtaaaagtatgttcaaatagaaagtttattttaaaaggcatagatGTGatttatgatatgttttacattgaaatatTATCACAGTTatagttgaattaataattatgttattcaagtaaaactcatttgccacacactggttgtaatttattccattttattgagacatgtctcaccccagcattccaaacatttcaggtgatccagataatCGTGCGAAGCGAGCTTCGAGATAAAGGGGACTTTAGTACTGCTCTCattgaagggtaagtgttgttttaagagatgtatttttgagtaatCCCTAGGAGCTTTTGTGGATTTTctgggagatgtatatgtatgttttgggaaatactaaaactctggtatgtaaataaggttaatgtaTTTTCATGTTTTTCTGATGCATAGGTGGTATGTTTTGTGAACAGGTGTCCTCGGTACCACTTGAGGTCCGAGACGTTATAGTGGATATTATTATAGGTATCaaagtaatattatattattgcaGGATATATAAAAGAAAAgtggtaataattttggggttgttacaagtttggtatcaaagcctaggttgctaggttctgtaaactttagtgcatagcggaaaacaataccagagtataggaatggattttgatgaggaTAGGTAGAGGATGGACTGGGATTTTGGTAAAGTCAATGTGATTGATtaatatgagaatttagggttgtCTCGCAGTTTGGAGACAGGAACTTCAGgatggtttctgtgattttcctagggtgacaattttaggaaagtcatggtaaactatcattggTTTTGTTTCCGAATGGTAAGATTGAGCCTTAAATTAGTggattggtggtatgaagatatgttatgattcttagttagattaatgtaagaattgTATTATGAAGCTAGGATTCTCAAATTATTCTCGTGTTATTATAGGATGGACCCCGGAATTAACAATGCACACGTCGGTGGTAGTAGTGATGTAGGGCCTTCTAGTATATGTGGCATTAACACTGACCACGTGTTGTGTAGTGTAgcacagcaagttatggcagAAATCGCCCAGAATACCGGAGAATGGGGCTACCCACTAGCTGATTAGGGTTGTATGATCTAGCAGTTCACCGacatgaatcctccgacattctcggGGGGAGCTGACCCTATAGTTGCCAAAAATTGGATTCTAGAAATTGAGAAAACACTGACGGTGCTCTACTATATTGATGATCAGggggtcctctatgccacatatAAGTTGATGGGTGAtgtcgagaggtggtggacaacTGTGAGATTATTAGAGGAACAAAGACCCGTACCAATAGCCATGACTTGGAGCCGGTTCAAGAAGGTGGTCTTCGACCGATATTTCCCTGCCACTGTTAGAATAGCTAAGGTGGACGAATTCTTGAATTTGATGCAGGGGCATCTGATAGTCCAACAATACGTGGCAAATTTTATTGAGCTGTCGTGCTTTGCCCCATATATTGTCCCAAATGAGGCGAAGAAGGAAAGAAAGTTTGAGAGAAGCCTGAGGCAAGAAATCTATAAACAGGTGGCAGTTCTGAAGGAGGAGGATTTCTCAAAATTGGCCGACGGAGCTACTGTAGTAGAGGTGAGCAGGCAAAGGGGTACTGGGATACAGagctagagaaagaggcccacgtcTCCTCGGTTTTAGGCAGGTACTGGCTGAGGCCCATGGAGGGGAGACCGGTATGGTAGAGGTCAGTGGCAAGTGACGAGAAACTGTGGATATCAAGGCAAGCAAACTTGTCCTATCTGCCCTAGGTGTGGCAAGAGGCATATAGGAGAATGTTATGTGGAAGAGAATATTTGTTACCGGTGTGGGAGACCTGGACACATTGCACGGGCATGTAATGGGTCATTGAACAATGCACCAACTCCTAGACCATTCTGAGGGAATAACCAGGCACTCCgaggaggccaacagaggaacaccgccccggcgagggtctatgcattgacgccgggagacgCTAAGGCTACGGGCGATGTGGTTACAGGTACCAAtaatatgctttcaattaaatctattgttttatttgacttagGGGCAGCACATTCTTTCGTGTCTATGGGGTACatcaaattatgtggggtagaaactcaatTGTTAGACACTgagttgttagtagctacaccgacaaggtcagtagtgaggtgtcgaaAGCTGTTTAGAGGCTATCCAGTAGATATTCAGGGAAGAGTATTACTAGTTGATCTCGTGGTATTAcatatgcaagggtttgatatgattttgggtatggatggctagcagctaactattccaatattgattgtcatcagaaagagatGATATTTGGGCCTCCTGAAGAGTAAGAATTCAGATtcgtggggtcttgtgtgcgcGCCTCACCATAGTTGGTGTTAGCTATTCAAGTAAGGAGACTACTACAGGAGGGTTGCCAGGGATACATAGTTTGTATAAAGGAAATTCCAGAgggagaattgaaacttgctgatGTTCCAATTGTCAAgaaattttcaaatgtttttccaaaggagttaCCTGGTTTATCACTGGATCATGAAATTAAGTTTGCTGTTAAATTATTTCCAAAGTGGgcatcgatttctaaagcaccctacagaatggctccagttgaattgaaagaactgaaagaccagttgcaagaattattagACAAAGGGTTCATCAGGCCTaatgtgtcaccctggggagcgccaattttatttgtaaagaagaaagataggaCGATAAGGATGTGTATCAACTACAAAGATATAAATAAAGTGACAGCTAAGAACAAGTATTctcttccccgtattgatgacttATGATCAGTTCCAGGGAACCCAGGTCCACTCAAAGATTGATTTTCGGTCAGAATATCATCAGgtaaaaattaaagcaaaaaatTTTTCGAAGGCAGCCTTTCGAACCAGGTATGGCCATTACAAGTTTTTGGTTATTCCCTTCAGAATGACCAATGCACCAGAagcgtttatggacctaatgaacaaggtattccaccaatatttggaccattttgttgttgttttcattgatgatattctggtctacTCAAAGATTTTTTAGGAGCACGAAGGTCATCTGAGGATGGTGCTATAGGTGTTGAGAGAAACGAAGTTGTATgttaagtttaagaaatgtgaactCTGGCTGAGGGAAATTACaatccttggacatgtgatctccggggatggtATTTCGGCagatccgagcaagatagaagTGGTGGTGAATTGGACGAGATTGAGAAATATTTAGGAGATCcaaagtttcttgggtctagcagGATACTACCGCCAGTTTGTAGAGGGTTTTTCTAGATTATTAAGTCCTCTGACACGGCTCACGaggaaaaatttgaaatttgagtggaccgatgaatgtgagcagagctttcaagagttgaagaagcgactcgtcactgcaccaattttgactattccattaggggatgaAGATTTTGTGATCTACAATAACGCGTCTCTGagaggacttggttgtgtattgatgcagcaaaGAAAAGTGGCatacgcttctcggcaacttatggaatatgaaaagaattattcGATGCATGATTTAGActtggctgcagtggtgtacacCTTAAAAATCTAgagacattatctgtatggtaggaaatgtgagatctttacagatcataagagtttgaaatatttcttcacacagaaagagttgaatatgaggccgaggagatggttggagttaattaaagattacaactgtaccatcagttaccacccaggaaaagtaaatgtggtagctgatgccttgagtcaGAAATCAGGGAATGGCTCTATGTCAGTAGTGGTGATGCAGCATCAGATcgaaatggatttggaaagacttgggGTAAAGCTGGTAAAGGGagatcactaggcatttattaCTAGCTTGGTACTTCAGCCAACTTTCCTGGAGAAAATTAAGATCGCTCATATGCAAAATACATAATTAGTGAAGATTAGAGATAAAGTACAAAGTGGACAGGGAGCCTATTTTACTATCTCAAATGATGGTGCTCTGAGGTTTAGTACCAGACTATGCATACCAGCAAatactgaaattaaaagaaccatcttggaggaggcgcatcgatccttgtatacagtgcaCCCAAGaaacactaaaatgtacagggatctttggGGATCCTTTTGG
This window contains:
- the LOC131160887 gene encoding uncharacterized protein LOC131160887, whose translation is MNPPTFSGGADPIVAKNWILEIEKTLTVLYYIDDQGVLYATYKLMGDVERWWTTVRLLEEQRPVPIAMTWSRFKKVVFDRYFPATVRIAKVDEFLNLMQGHLIVQQYVANFIELSCFAPYIVPNEAKKERKFERSLRQEIYKQVAVLKEEDFSKLADGATVVEVSRQRGTGIQS